A region of Oscillatoria salina IIICB1 DNA encodes the following proteins:
- a CDS encoding glutathione binding-like protein: VMEKHLQENLFFVDDRYTIADISLFAYTHVAAEGGFDLNTFPAILAWIERVKSQPRYLAIADSLK, encoded by the coding sequence AGGTGATGGAAAAGCATTTACAAGAGAATCTATTTTTTGTTGACGATCGCTATACGATCGCTGATATTAGTTTATTCGCTTATACTCATGTTGCTGCTGAGGGAGGATTTGATTTAAACACTTTTCCTGCTATCCTGGCTTGGATAGAACGAGTTAAGTCTCAACCTCGCTATCTGGCGATCGCTGATTCTCTCAAATAA
- a CDS encoding alpha/beta fold hydrolase: MSGLNGWTEDFITTNRIKLHYVTQGEGPLMLMLHGFPEFWYSWRHQIPEFARNYKVVALDLRGYNDSDKPQDPEAYKMGELIEDVEGVIKGLGYESCVLVGHDWGGAIAWCFAYEFPQMVEKLIVMNIPHPALFTEAIRSNPQQMLRSWYILFFQLPGLPEFLLQWNDYNAIAAAFQNLAIDKSAFTWSDLEAYKDAAAKRGALTAMLNYYRHAWSSFSSSLEWEVLDLPTLMIWGEEDTALAKELTYGTEAYVNHLTIKYIPNCSHWVQQEQPLLVNQYMREFLTESSAS, encoded by the coding sequence ATGTCGGGATTAAATGGTTGGACGGAAGATTTTATTACTACGAATAGAATTAAATTGCATTATGTGACTCAAGGGGAAGGTCCTTTGATGTTAATGTTACATGGTTTTCCTGAGTTTTGGTATTCTTGGCGACATCAAATTCCGGAATTTGCGCGAAACTATAAAGTAGTTGCTTTGGATTTACGTGGTTATAACGATAGCGATAAACCTCAAGATCCGGAAGCTTATAAAATGGGTGAGTTAATCGAGGATGTTGAAGGTGTAATTAAAGGATTAGGCTATGAAAGTTGCGTTTTGGTAGGTCATGATTGGGGAGGTGCGATCGCATGGTGTTTCGCTTATGAATTTCCCCAGATGGTGGAAAAATTGATTGTGATGAATATTCCCCACCCTGCTTTATTTACCGAAGCAATTCGCAGTAATCCTCAACAAATGTTGCGTAGCTGGTATATCTTATTTTTTCAGTTACCTGGGCTACCAGAATTTTTGTTGCAGTGGAATGACTACAATGCGATCGCGGCTGCTTTTCAAAATCTGGCTATTGACAAAAGTGCCTTTACCTGGTCTGATTTAGAAGCTTATAAAGATGCGGCGGCGAAACGCGGCGCGCTGACAGCAATGCTAAACTATTATCGCCATGCTTGGAGTAGCTTTTCTAGTTCCTTAGAGTGGGAAGTATTAGATTTACCTACTTTAATGATTTGGGGTGAAGAAGATACTGCTCTCGCTAAAGAGTTAACTTATGGTACAGAAGCTTATGTTAATCATTTAACTATTAAATATATCCCGAATTGTAGTCATTGGGTGCAACAGGAACAACCTTTATTAGTTAATCAATATATGAGAGAATTTCTTACAGAGTCTTCTGCTAGCTAA
- a CDS encoding DUF2358 domain-containing protein, with product MTVSESPELSESEYQARVEKNLATLQKDLPTLFAEDISYDIYTPDIYFNDPVNTFKYKFNYRIIFWTLRFHAQLFFREIYFDVHNIRQAAKDVIKVDWTVRGTLRVPWQAKVFFNGNSTYKMNEEGLIYEHLDTWDRKPQEILKQFLPTKRQKS from the coding sequence ATGACTGTTTCGGAAAGTCCAGAATTGAGTGAAAGCGAATATCAAGCAAGGGTAGAAAAAAATCTTGCTACCTTGCAAAAAGATTTACCTACTTTATTTGCAGAGGATATTAGCTACGATATTTACACCCCAGATATTTATTTCAACGACCCGGTAAATACATTTAAATACAAATTTAATTACCGGATTATTTTCTGGACGTTACGCTTTCACGCTCAACTCTTTTTTCGCGAAATCTACTTTGACGTTCATAATATTCGCCAAGCAGCGAAAGATGTAATTAAAGTAGATTGGACAGTGCGCGGTACTTTGCGCGTTCCCTGGCAAGCAAAAGTATTTTTCAACGGTAATTCGACTTATAAAATGAATGAAGAGGGTTTAATTTACGAACACCTCGACACTTGGGATCGAAAACCGCAGGAGATTCTCAAGCAGTTTTTGCCGACAAAACGACAAAAGTCTTAA
- a CDS encoding DUF1206 domain-containing protein — translation MWVEKLARFGYAAKGVVYAIVGILAVMAAFSAGGKTTGTKGALQTIAAQPFGQFLLVLVAIGLCGYVLWRFVEAIKDPDNKGTDAKGIAARLGYVGSGILYAGLAFNAALLAMGSSQGGGSGDSTQDWTAKVMQQPFGRWLVGIGGAIAIGVGFYMLYKAYSVKFRKKLNLSELNLEQEKWAVRISRFGLAAKGVVLTMIGFFLLQAAYQYDPSEARGLDGALQTLAQQPFGKFLLGIVALGLVAYGIYMWVEARYRRIRTT, via the coding sequence ATGTGGGTTGAAAAACTGGCAAGATTTGGTTATGCAGCCAAAGGAGTAGTTTATGCGATCGTTGGTATACTAGCAGTAATGGCAGCTTTTAGCGCTGGTGGGAAAACGACGGGGACTAAAGGCGCGCTGCAAACGATCGCCGCGCAACCATTCGGTCAATTTTTGTTGGTTTTAGTGGCTATTGGTTTGTGTGGTTATGTACTTTGGCGCTTTGTCGAAGCGATTAAAGATCCGGATAATAAGGGTACAGATGCCAAGGGTATTGCGGCTCGTTTAGGATATGTAGGTAGCGGAATTTTGTATGCAGGTTTAGCTTTCAATGCAGCGCTACTGGCGATGGGTTCGAGTCAAGGTGGTGGTAGTGGTGATTCTACTCAAGATTGGACAGCAAAGGTAATGCAGCAACCTTTTGGGCGTTGGTTAGTCGGAATTGGTGGCGCGATCGCGATCGGTGTTGGTTTCTATATGCTATATAAAGCTTATAGTGTTAAATTCCGCAAAAAGCTCAATTTAAGTGAGTTAAATCTCGAACAAGAAAAATGGGCTGTTCGCATCAGTAGGTTTGGTTTGGCTGCAAAAGGAGTAGTTTTAACCATGATTGGCTTTTTCCTCTTACAAGCAGCTTATCAGTACGATCCTAGCGAAGCAAGAGGACTCGATGGAGCCTTACAAACTTTAGCACAGCAACCGTTTGGTAAGTTTCTCTTGGGAATAGTCGCCCTCGGTTTAGTGGCTTACGGGATTTATATGTGGGTAGAAGCGCGATATCGTCGAATTAGGACGACATAG
- the cydB gene encoding cytochrome d ubiquinol oxidase subunit II: METLTYFLPQVWFFILALFLFLYIMLDGFDLGVGILSLTASNEERRGILMTSLSNVWDANETWLVLMGGSLFGAFPLAYATILNALYIPIILMVFGFIFRGVAFEFREQANRKWFWNLAFGIGSFIAALGQGFALGGVLAGIKVDEAGHFIGTTWDWLNLPSVLVALTLIQGYVLIGSTYLVWKTSDELQETHYKTAKIAAITTLIGAILITIATPIFYGYARIRLLNPPQIYIFALIPLLGVLLIWLLLQSLNRKEERTPFVWTILLFLLTFIGLALVVFPYIIPTEITIYEAAADPSALVFMIILIGALIPVMIFYNIYSYVVFRGKVTAGTYGGD; encoded by the coding sequence ATGGAAACCCTAACTTATTTTCTTCCGCAAGTCTGGTTTTTCATCCTCGCTTTATTTCTCTTCCTCTACATCATGCTAGATGGATTTGACCTCGGCGTTGGTATTCTTTCCCTTACTGCTTCAAATGAAGAACGTCGAGGCATTTTAATGACTAGCCTTAGCAACGTTTGGGATGCTAACGAAACCTGGTTAGTTCTCATGGGTGGTAGTTTATTCGGCGCATTTCCTCTCGCTTACGCGACAATTTTAAACGCCCTTTATATCCCCATTATCTTAATGGTATTTGGCTTTATCTTTCGCGGCGTAGCTTTTGAATTTCGCGAACAAGCTAATCGGAAATGGTTTTGGAATCTTGCTTTTGGAATTGGTAGTTTTATCGCCGCCCTCGGTCAAGGATTTGCCCTTGGTGGTGTACTTGCCGGAATAAAAGTAGATGAAGCTGGTCATTTTATTGGTACTACTTGGGACTGGTTAAATTTACCTTCTGTTTTAGTAGCCTTAACTTTAATTCAAGGTTATGTTTTAATTGGTTCCACTTATCTCGTTTGGAAAACTAGCGACGAGTTACAAGAAACTCATTACAAAACTGCTAAAATTGCTGCGATAACTACCTTAATTGGGGCAATTTTGATTACCATCGCCACTCCAATTTTCTACGGCTACGCGAGAATTCGCCTCTTAAATCCGCCGCAAATTTATATTTTCGCCCTGATTCCTTTATTGGGAGTTCTCTTAATTTGGCTACTGTTACAAAGTCTCAACCGTAAAGAAGAAAGAACACCTTTTGTCTGGACAATTTTGCTGTTTTTGCTGACGTTCATTGGACTAGCATTAGTTGTATTTCCCTACATTATCCCGACAGAGATTACGATTTACGAAGCCGCAGCCGACCCCAGCGCGTTAGTATTTATGATTATCTTGATTGGGGCATTGATTCCGGTGATGATTTTCTACAATATCTATTCTTACGTCGTTTTTCGCGGGAAAGTTACTGCGGGAACTTACGGCGGCGATTGA
- a CDS encoding DUF4253 domain-containing protein, with translation MSQAREDNAIAREILVIIEALVSVPVTPFTLKGWAVKQEFAETSFPGRVEPDDEEEDGLQWLRLELDVMSALIPGDLDNYLNNISSEIRERVEPMDLFLQREAARETSRHLVLSLQSQLAAQGYQALVTAVSPLDYCHIFGLGFDTAIERYVGKAMVVFFKAEDASPLLWVRQTNAANYELSTVDIIRKLEGWKQKYSFSVVGAGNDWVELHFIKLPEDLKAFSEEVYEFCPDCDSPKRVVDSLSKEKLLFLWWD, from the coding sequence ATGAGTCAAGCGAGAGAAGATAACGCGATCGCCAGAGAAATCTTAGTTATTATCGAAGCATTAGTATCGGTTCCAGTGACACCGTTTACACTCAAAGGATGGGCAGTAAAACAAGAATTTGCAGAAACCAGTTTTCCAGGACGAGTAGAACCTGATGACGAAGAAGAAGACGGGTTGCAGTGGTTGCGACTAGAATTAGATGTTATGTCTGCCCTGATACCCGGAGATTTGGATAACTACCTCAATAACATATCGTCCGAGATACGAGAACGAGTAGAACCAATGGATTTATTTTTACAGAGAGAAGCCGCCAGAGAAACATCGCGCCATTTGGTTCTATCCCTACAGTCACAGCTAGCTGCACAAGGCTATCAGGCACTCGTTACAGCTGTATCTCCATTGGACTACTGTCATATCTTTGGGTTAGGCTTTGATACCGCAATCGAAAGATATGTTGGTAAGGCAATGGTAGTATTTTTTAAAGCAGAAGATGCGAGTCCTTTACTTTGGGTAAGACAAACTAATGCCGCTAACTATGAGCTTTCAACTGTTGACATTATCCGCAAACTAGAAGGATGGAAACAGAAATATTCCTTCAGTGTTGTTGGTGCTGGAAATGATTGGGTAGAACTACACTTTATTAAACTTCCAGAAGATTTAAAAGCTTTTTCTGAGGAAGTTTATGAATTTTGTCCTGATTGTGATAGTCCAAAAAGGGTAGTAGACTCTTTATCAAAGGAAAAACTTTTATTTCTCTGGTGGGATTAA
- a CDS encoding cytochrome ubiquinol oxidase subunit I → MEFLSNTVVLSRMQFALTAIFHMLWPVLTTGLGIYLVIVEAIWLKTRNPDYYYHARFWSKLYVLNFGIGVATGIPMEFQFGTNWAPFSEAVGNFFGSVIGFEASWAFMLEAAFLGIMVFGWERVNPIIHFLATIFVALGANLSTFWILTANSWMQTPAGVELIDGEYIVLDYFQAILNPFMAVSVSHMFLATLETSLFVIGGISAWYIFNKRNEAFFSKAFKIVLAVAIAVAPLQIYVGHLSGEQVYHRQPTKMAAMEALWDTVPAGQPADWSLVAIPNEKAEANDWEIKVPNALGYILELKPNLSEPVQGLKEYKPEDRPHMVGLIYYAFRIMIAIGFFFAGLMFLTVIQWLRGKLSPDNINQQRWLLAGWIFAAPLGYIAVESGWIVRCVGRQPWIVYNQIRTVDAASNLPPGNVLTSLTGFAVTYTLLFFTALYFGSRIIRRGPRLDLPVPGVETKPAVDTKPGQFIPDERPVEAKQ, encoded by the coding sequence ATGGAATTTCTCTCTAACACCGTAGTGCTGTCGCGAATGCAATTCGCACTCACAGCAATCTTCCATATGCTTTGGCCCGTATTAACTACAGGCTTAGGAATTTATTTAGTTATCGTCGAAGCAATCTGGCTAAAAACACGCAATCCTGACTACTACTATCACGCCCGCTTCTGGTCAAAGCTGTACGTTCTCAACTTCGGAATTGGCGTAGCCACAGGGATACCAATGGAATTTCAGTTTGGCACAAATTGGGCGCCATTTTCCGAAGCAGTCGGTAACTTTTTTGGTAGCGTAATCGGCTTTGAAGCATCTTGGGCATTCATGCTCGAAGCAGCTTTTTTAGGTATTATGGTCTTCGGCTGGGAACGAGTAAATCCGATTATTCACTTTCTCGCCACCATTTTTGTTGCCTTGGGCGCAAACTTATCAACATTTTGGATTTTAACCGCCAATTCTTGGATGCAAACACCTGCTGGCGTGGAATTAATTGATGGCGAATATATCGTTCTTGACTACTTCCAAGCAATTTTAAATCCCTTCATGGCAGTAAGCGTATCTCATATGTTTCTCGCCACATTAGAAACATCCTTATTTGTAATTGGTGGAATTAGCGCCTGGTACATCTTCAACAAACGTAACGAAGCCTTCTTCAGTAAAGCATTTAAAATCGTCTTAGCAGTAGCGATCGCCGTAGCCCCACTCCAAATTTACGTCGGACACCTCAGTGGCGAACAAGTATATCACCGACAACCGACCAAAATGGCAGCAATGGAGGCACTTTGGGACACAGTTCCCGCCGGACAACCCGCAGACTGGAGTTTAGTCGCCATTCCCAACGAAAAAGCCGAAGCAAACGACTGGGAAATCAAAGTACCAAACGCCTTGGGCTACATTCTCGAACTCAAACCCAATTTATCCGAACCCGTCCAAGGCTTAAAAGAATACAAACCTGAAGACCGACCGCACATGGTAGGTTTAATTTATTATGCCTTCCGCATCATGATCGCGATCGGCTTCTTCTTCGCCGGATTAATGTTCCTCACCGTCATTCAATGGCTGCGAGGTAAACTTTCCCCAGACAACATCAACCAACAACGCTGGCTATTAGCAGGTTGGATTTTCGCCGCCCCCCTCGGCTACATCGCGGTAGAATCAGGCTGGATTGTCCGTTGCGTAGGACGACAACCTTGGATTGTGTACAATCAAATTCGTACCGTTGACGCAGCCTCAAATCTGCCTCCAGGCAACGTTTTAACCTCCTTAACAGGCTTCGCAGTTACCTACACCTTACTCTTTTTTACCGCCCTCTACTTCGGCAGTCGCATCATTCGTCGCGGACCAAGATTAGACTTACCAGTACCGGGCGTAGAAACCAAACCCGCCGTCGATACCAAACCCGGACAATTCATTCCCGACGAACGCCCCGTCGAAGCCAAACAGTAG
- the hppD gene encoding 4-hydroxyphenylpyruvate dioxygenase — protein MKIGYIHFYVENASLWRWWFVRKMGFQSVASGKNRHTQTEVVQNGAVKFVLSSPLTQDSPVAEYLQQHPPGIADLAFVVENLERAIAKAIASGAKLLQPIQQRQFPQGSIKSSQILSIAGLRHTLTECDRQLGTGEWELGTGKMSTPDSQSTCFDYRVHSRESDRSYFTGIDHVVLNVAKGKLTETVDWYQRVFGFEPEQTFQIETDRSGLYSQVLIHPASGVKLPVNEPVSPNSQIQEFLDVNRGAGIQHIALQTPQIVKVTAKLRQAGVAFLEVPNSYYTELQQRHPELNLVADEWEAIAEQQILLDCQELGERHQRSPLLLQIFTQPIFPQPTFFFELIERRSQAKGFGEGNFRALFEAIEREQIKRGSLSLPSKH, from the coding sequence ATGAAAATAGGCTATATTCATTTCTACGTCGAAAATGCCTCATTGTGGCGATGGTGGTTTGTGCGGAAAATGGGCTTTCAGTCGGTAGCTAGTGGCAAAAATCGCCATACGCAGACAGAAGTAGTGCAAAATGGTGCAGTTAAGTTTGTTTTGTCTTCGCCTTTAACTCAGGATAGCCCGGTGGCTGAGTATTTACAGCAGCATCCGCCGGGAATTGCCGATCTTGCTTTTGTGGTGGAAAATTTAGAAAGGGCGATCGCTAAAGCTATTGCTTCTGGTGCAAAGCTTCTTCAGCCAATTCAGCAACGCCAATTTCCTCAAGGTTCGATCAAATCAAGTCAAATTCTCAGTATCGCTGGTTTACGTCATACTTTAACGGAATGCGATCGCCAATTGGGGACTGGTGAGTGGGAATTGGGGACTGGGAAAATGTCAACTCCTGATTCTCAATCAACTTGTTTTGATTATCGAGTACACTCAAGGGAATCCGATCGCAGTTATTTTACAGGTATCGATCACGTAGTTTTGAATGTAGCGAAGGGAAAGTTAACCGAAACGGTGGATTGGTATCAAAGAGTTTTTGGCTTTGAACCAGAGCAGACTTTTCAGATCGAAACCGATCGCTCAGGTTTATATTCTCAGGTTTTGATTCATCCGGCAAGTGGTGTAAAATTGCCCGTGAATGAACCAGTTTCGCCTAATTCACAAATTCAAGAGTTTCTGGATGTTAACCGAGGTGCGGGAATTCAACATATTGCTTTACAAACACCGCAAATTGTCAAAGTAACGGCTAAGTTACGTCAAGCTGGGGTAGCTTTTTTAGAAGTACCAAACAGTTATTATACCGAGCTTCAACAGCGACATCCAGAGTTAAATTTAGTTGCAGATGAGTGGGAGGCGATCGCGGAGCAACAAATTTTGCTAGACTGTCAAGAACTCGGTGAGAGACACCAGCGATCGCCGTTACTTTTGCAAATTTTTACCCAGCCTATTTTCCCTCAACCAACGTTCTTTTTCGAGTTAATTGAGCGACGTTCTCAAGCCAAAGGCTTCGGTGAAGGTAATTTTCGCGCTCTTTTTGAAGCAATCGAACGCGAACAAATTAAACGAGGAAGTCTTTCTTTGCCGTCCAAACATTGA
- the pstB gene encoding phosphate ABC transporter ATP-binding protein PstB → MQFERKVKPEINLAETPALRVKDLNFYYGNKKVLQEISMDIPQQQITAIIGPSGCGKSTFLKALNRIGELEGKVKVTGKVEFFGQDIYNKRVNINRLRRKIGMVFQKPNPFPSSIYDNVAYGVKIFSPQKRVELDEIVETALRNAALWDEVKDGLNKSALTLSGGQQQRLCIARALAVEPKVLLMDEPCSALDPISTRRVEELIQSLRSRLTIAIVTHNMQQASRVSDYTAFFNTDESRVGHMVECGKTVEIFTSAIHESTRDYVQGRFG, encoded by the coding sequence ATGCAATTTGAACGAAAAGTTAAACCGGAAATAAATTTAGCAGAAACACCAGCTTTGCGAGTGAAAGACTTAAACTTTTACTACGGAAACAAAAAAGTGTTGCAAGAGATATCAATGGATATCCCCCAACAACAGATTACAGCAATAATTGGACCTTCAGGTTGCGGTAAATCTACTTTTCTCAAAGCACTTAACCGGATTGGCGAATTAGAAGGTAAGGTAAAAGTAACTGGAAAAGTAGAATTTTTTGGACAGGATATATATAACAAACGAGTTAATATTAATCGCTTGCGTCGGAAAATAGGTATGGTGTTTCAGAAACCAAATCCTTTTCCGAGTAGTATTTACGATAATGTTGCTTATGGCGTGAAGATTTTTAGTCCGCAAAAAAGAGTGGAATTAGACGAAATTGTCGAAACTGCTTTGCGAAATGCGGCACTTTGGGATGAGGTTAAAGATGGTTTAAATAAGTCGGCTTTAACGCTTTCTGGGGGACAGCAACAACGTCTTTGTATCGCTCGTGCTTTGGCGGTGGAACCGAAGGTATTATTAATGGATGAACCTTGTTCGGCGTTAGATCCAATTTCGACTCGGAGAGTTGAGGAATTGATCCAAAGTTTGCGATCGCGTCTGACAATTGCGATTGTAACTCATAATATGCAGCAGGCTTCTCGTGTCTCGGATTATACGGCTTTCTTCAATACTGATGAAAGTCGCGTCGGACATATGGTTGAATGTGGTAAGACTGTCGAGATTTTTACTTCTGCTATTCATGAAAGTACCCGTGATTATGTGCAAGGGCGGTTTGGCTAA
- the pstA gene encoding phosphate ABC transporter permease PstA, which yields MTTDKFLENELTQPLSLTRNLFTWGMTAIALIFTAISLLPLLAILFEIVHQGLPQLSWEALTSLPAPAGVEDEPNGFANAIIGTLTMVGIACLISVPLGIMTGVFLAEISQPGDAIAEIVRFIIVILSSVPSIIVGVFAYGVVVLAFGFSALAGGFALGIIMLPIIALTTEQSLKLIPTQYRLASAALGGGRFQTVFRVIIPAALPAITTGVLLAIARAAGETAPLLFTALSSNFWPPLVEQLKMLFNLPEGMDKITVIQGIPETLLTPTPSLSVLIYNYSTSPFKDQNAMAWTAGLVLITLVLITSILSRLVTSKPWQR from the coding sequence ATGACAACGGATAAATTTTTAGAAAATGAACTAACTCAACCTTTATCTTTGACTAGAAATTTATTTACTTGGGGAATGACAGCAATTGCTTTAATTTTTACGGCGATTTCCTTGTTACCTTTATTAGCAATTTTATTCGAGATTGTTCATCAGGGACTACCTCAATTAAGTTGGGAAGCTTTAACTTCTCTTCCTGCACCCGCAGGAGTAGAAGACGAACCAAATGGCTTTGCGAATGCGATTATTGGGACACTGACAATGGTAGGAATTGCTTGTTTAATTAGCGTTCCCTTGGGGATAATGACTGGAGTATTCTTAGCAGAAATTTCCCAACCAGGAGACGCGATCGCAGAAATTGTTCGTTTTATTATCGTTATTTTAAGCAGCGTTCCTTCGATTATAGTTGGTGTTTTTGCTTACGGTGTTGTTGTCCTCGCTTTTGGCTTTTCTGCTTTAGCTGGAGGCTTTGCTTTAGGTATCATTATGTTACCAATTATTGCTCTGACTACCGAACAATCTTTGAAGCTAATTCCTACTCAGTATCGTCTCGCTTCTGCTGCTTTGGGAGGTGGGCGTTTTCAAACGGTTTTTCGTGTTATTATTCCTGCTGCACTTCCGGCGATTACTACAGGGGTTTTACTAGCGATCGCGCGTGCGGCTGGAGAAACTGCACCCTTACTTTTTACTGCACTTTCTAGTAACTTTTGGCCACCTCTGGTTGAACAATTAAAAATGTTATTTAATTTACCGGAAGGAATGGATAAAATTACAGTAATTCAAGGAATTCCCGAAACACTTTTGACTCCTACTCCTTCTTTGTCGGTTTTGATTTACAATTACTCTACTTCGCCTTTTAAAGACCAAAATGCAATGGCTTGGACTGCTGGCTTGGTTTTGATTACCTTGGTCTTAATTACCAGTATTTTGTCTCGTTTAGTTACCAGTAAACCTTGGCAAAGATAA
- the pstC gene encoding phosphate ABC transporter permease subunit PstC, with amino-acid sequence MNFSEQTDKLSSFYAENDLNLSDTKGEKIWQDKLFISLVWIFALVASAGVLLWMSWIVFKDARPAIADFGLDFLWNTQWNISAEEFGALPFIYGTLVTSALALAIAIPLGLSVAIVTSENFLPIWVRSPLGFLVELIAAIPSVIVGLWGIFVLVPFITPFQQWLYDNFNWLFLFSTEPFGIGMFAAGVLLSIMILPTIAAISREVLLAVPTELRSASMSLGATRWETICRILLPTAGAGILGAVILALGRALGETMAVTMVIGNSINISPSLLAPGYTIPAVLANQFPEALDKLHIGALMYLALILFAITLIVNAIAVLMVQLIGLKKQR; translated from the coding sequence ATGAATTTTTCCGAGCAAACTGATAAATTGAGCAGTTTTTATGCAGAAAATGATTTAAATTTGAGTGATACAAAAGGAGAAAAAATTTGGCAAGATAAGTTATTTATTAGTTTAGTCTGGATTTTTGCTTTAGTTGCTAGCGCTGGGGTGCTGCTGTGGATGAGTTGGATTGTCTTTAAAGATGCTCGTCCGGCGATCGCCGATTTTGGTTTAGACTTTCTCTGGAATACCCAGTGGAATATTAGCGCTGAGGAGTTTGGTGCTTTACCTTTTATTTATGGTACTTTGGTGACTTCAGCATTAGCGCTGGCGATCGCCATTCCTTTGGGTTTGTCTGTAGCAATTGTTACCAGCGAGAATTTTTTACCGATCTGGGTGCGATCGCCGTTGGGTTTTTTGGTGGAATTAATTGCGGCTATTCCTAGTGTAATTGTGGGTTTGTGGGGAATTTTTGTTTTAGTTCCTTTTATTACTCCTTTTCAACAATGGCTTTACGATAATTTTAACTGGCTTTTTTTGTTTAGCACCGAACCTTTTGGCATTGGAATGTTTGCGGCTGGGGTACTATTATCAATTATGATTTTACCAACAATTGCGGCAATTAGTCGCGAAGTTTTATTAGCAGTTCCCACTGAATTACGCAGTGCTTCAATGTCTCTTGGTGCAACTCGTTGGGAAACAATTTGTCGCATTTTGTTACCCACGGCTGGTGCAGGTATTTTAGGTGCAGTTATCCTCGCTTTGGGACGTGCTTTAGGCGAAACAATGGCGGTGACAATGGTGATTGGTAACTCGATTAATATTAGTCCTTCGCTGTTAGCTCCGGGTTATACAATTCCGGCTGTTTTAGCAAATCAATTTCCCGAAGCCCTTGACAAATTGCACATTGGTGCTTTAATGTATCTCGCTTTAATTTTATTTGCGATTACCTTAATTGTGAACGCGATCGCGGTTTTGATGGTGCAACTAATTGGACTGAAAAAACAAAGATGA
- the pstS gene encoding phosphate ABC transporter substrate-binding protein PstS, whose product MIFLTTTLRRAVAVSVAAVTVSLTSGAVNYSEVVSEEEFFTAQANITLNGAGASFPKPLYDRYFNEIRQKKGLRVNYEAIGSGGGIKQFIADTVDFAGSDAPPEQGEKSQMKKGMVMVPTAGGAVAVVYNLPGVSNLKLSRETLPAIFEGKITRWNDSRISADNPGVNLPNKPIRVAVRSDGSGTTYIFTSHLNAIGSSIAADKAPSWPGTTLGGAKNAGVAAVVQQNEGAIGYVQADYAFENNLNMAAVENKAGQYLKPTDANADKALENIRFNPDFTTANSDDPEDGYPIVGVTWLLLKEEYENVAKERAIEEMVEWILTDGQNINGQLHYTRIPQSVAQRAINTMKQEVSARP is encoded by the coding sequence ATGATTTTCCTGACGACTACTTTGCGCCGCGCTGTTGCCGTTTCAGTAGCGGCTGTAACTGTTTCTTTAACTTCTGGAGCGGTAAACTATTCAGAAGTAGTTTCAGAAGAAGAATTTTTTACCGCCCAAGCAAATATTACTCTTAATGGCGCAGGAGCATCATTTCCTAAGCCACTTTACGATCGCTATTTTAACGAAATTCGCCAGAAAAAAGGTCTTCGGGTCAATTACGAAGCTATCGGTAGCGGTGGCGGAATTAAGCAGTTTATCGCTGATACGGTTGATTTTGCTGGTAGCGATGCACCACCGGAGCAAGGTGAGAAAAGCCAGATGAAGAAAGGAATGGTGATGGTTCCGACGGCTGGTGGTGCTGTAGCGGTAGTTTATAATTTACCAGGTGTTAGCAATCTCAAGCTGTCTCGCGAAACTTTACCTGCTATTTTTGAAGGTAAAATTACTCGTTGGAATGACTCCAGAATTAGTGCTGATAACCCTGGTGTTAACTTACCAAATAAGCCAATTAGAGTTGCCGTACGCTCGGATGGTAGCGGTACAACTTATATTTTTACTAGCCATTTAAATGCGATTGGTTCTAGTATTGCTGCTGACAAAGCTCCTAGTTGGCCCGGGACGACTTTAGGTGGTGCTAAAAATGCTGGAGTTGCGGCGGTTGTTCAGCAAAATGAAGGTGCTATTGGCTATGTTCAAGCAGACTATGCTTTTGAAAATAACTTGAATATGGCAGCAGTGGAAAATAAAGCTGGTCAGTATCTTAAACCTACGGATGCAAATGCCGATAAAGCTTTAGAAAATATCCGCTTTAATCCAGATTTTACTACAGCTAATTCTGACGATCCTGAAGATGGTTATCCGATTGTGGGTGTAACTTGGCTGTTGCTGAAAGAAGAGTATGAAAATGTGGCGAAAGAGCGAGCAATTGAAGAAATGGTTGAGTGGATTTTAACTGACGGTCAAAATATTAACGGTCAGCTTCACTATACTCGCATTCCTCAATCTGTTGCTCAACGGGCAATTAATACCATGAAACAAGAAGTTTCTGCTCGTCCCTAG